The Candidatus Methylomirabilis lanthanidiphila genome contains the following window.
CCCGGGTATCCGGGGGAGGGGTGTTCATGGCGCTGAGAATCTCCTCATCACTGACGATCCGATCGACATAGCCCTGGCGCTCAAGGGTAAAGTACAGTCCCTTATCCCGACGGAGATCATGATACTGCAGATCCAGCATGAACACGCGCTGGTCGTCGAAGGAGCAGCCTTTGCGGTTCATGTAGGAGGTGATAAGGCCGTG
Protein-coding sequences here:
- a CDS encoding proteasome component; the encoded protein is HGLITSYMNRKGCSFDDQRVFMLDLQYHDLRRDKGLYFTLERQGYVDRIVSDEEILSAMNTPPPDTRAYFRGMCLQKYPDEVYGASWSSVIFDTGEATVKRVPMADPSRGTRKLAAELLDRSDTAAELLENIAV